A region from the Drosophila bipectinata strain 14024-0381.07 chromosome 3R, DbipHiC1v2, whole genome shotgun sequence genome encodes:
- the LOC108129237 gene encoding uncharacterized protein, producing the protein MSIKFTVNGFPYEVEAADFAPDITLNAFLREHLHLTATKYMCLEGGCGSCVCVIRRRHPVTQEVQSRAANSCLTLLNTCDDAEIITDEGLGNQLSGYHPIQKRLAQLNGTQCGYCSPGFVMNMYGLLEQHQGQVSMAQVEDAFGGNICRCTGYRPILDAMKSFAVDSTVDVPPECIDIEDSFELLCLKTGQACKGSCSRPPVRDQSGSHWYWPKSLVELFAALSQVGSGELYILVAGNTAHGVYRRPRNIRHFIDVNKVPELKQYSIEADHMLLGANLSLNDAMDLFLLAAKRPGFEYCTQLWQHFNLIANVPVRNNGTLAGNINIKKQHTEFPSDVFITFEALDVNVLVYDNPSTQRVMSLLSYISDTTPKLVLGGFILKTYPKNRYLFGSYKILARAQNVHAYVNAGFLIEWQDIQRSIVRSARICFGNIRPDYVHDDGLEQLLLGRDLYDPATVTQIFQQLSGSIQPEERPPEASPEYRHMLACSLFYKFLLATAPKERIQERYRTGGFLLDRPLSSGSQTFETIKKNYPVTQPVQKLEGLIQCSGEASYMNDLLTTSNAVHCAFVTAKRVGATIEQIDPTEALQCKGVVAFYSAKDIPGLNNTVTTNLLTPEVDELFAASQVKFYDQPVGVIAALNHDTAVYASTLVKITYSNNQKKIYMSMNQVIEDNQTERIVCLKKEEVESMKTPLLAPGDVLGRGILELESQYHFTMEPQTTIVVPVDNILQVYSSSQFMDCTQGAIAKMLGVTVNSIQLQVRRVGGAYGAKVTRCNVVACAAALVASKLNRPTRFVQTIESMMETLGKRWACRADYEFRARANGSIIMLTHNYYEDAGCNLNENVVDFLTLPILKNVYNLTDSNFRAKGSAIITDAPSNTWCRAPGSAEGLAMTENALEHIAFTCQLDPADVRLVNLRPGNKMVTLLPRFLASTEYRNRRNQINLFNAKNRWRKRGIGLALMEFPLNTTFSFSYPTTVAIYHEDGSVVISHGGIEIGQGINTKAAQVAAFVLGVPLDKVRVETSNTVNGANAFVTANSMCSEMIGLAVRKACDTLNQRLAPVKKQLGPQATWVQVLQAAYQQSIFLIATDSFKLGDIPSYSIFGLSLTEVELDILTGNHLIRRVDILEDAGESLSPNIDVGQVEGAFVMGLGYYLTELLVYDRQTGQILTNRTWNYHPPGAKDIPIDFRIELLQKSPNPVGFMRSKATGEPALCLAVGVLFAIQHAIQSAREDAGLPREWVRLGAPTTPETVVLNAGTQVESFSL; encoded by the exons ATGAGCATCAAGTTCACAGTCAACGGATTCCCGTACGAGGTGGAGGCCGCGGACTTCGCCCCGGACATCACCCTCAATGCCTTCCTACGGGAGCATCTCCACCTAACGGCCACCAAATACATGTGCCTGGAGGGTGGATGCGGCTCCTGTGTCTGCGTCATCCGCCGGCGGCACCCTGTCACCCAGGAGGTACAATCCCGGGCAGCAAACTCC TGCCTCACTCTCCTAAACACCTGTGACGATGCGGAAATTATAACTGATGAGGGACTTGGCAACCAGCTAAGTGGTTACCATCCGATCCAGAAACGCCTGGCCCAGCTGAATGGCACCCAGTGTGGTTACTGCTCGCCGGGATTCGTCATGAACATGTACGGATTGCTGGAGCAGCACCAGGGACAGGTGAGCATGGCACAGGTAGAGGACGCCTTCGGAGGAAACATATGCCGCTGCACAGGCTATCGCCCTATCTTGGACGCCATGAAGTCTTTTGCTGTGGACAGCACAGTGGACGTTCCTCCCGAGTGCATAGACATCGAGGACTCCTTCGAGCTCCTTTGCTTGAAAACTGGACAAGCTTGCAAGGGTAGCTGCTCCAGGCCCCCCGTGAGGGATCAAAGTGGTAGCCACTGGTACTGGCCCAAGTCCCTTGTGGAGCTCTTTGCCGCCTTGAGCCAGGTTGGAAGCGGAGAACTGTACATTCTGGTGGCGGGCAACACGGCTCATGGAGTCTACCGGAGACCGAGGAACATCAGACACTTTATCGACGTGAACAAGGTGCCGGAACTCAAGCAGTACAGCATCGAAGCAGATCACATGCTCTTAGGAGCAAATCTTTCGCTCAACGATGCCATGGACTTATTCCTCCTGGCAGCCAAGAGGCCCGGATTCGAGTATTGTACCCAGTTGTGGCAGCACTTCAACCTGATTGCCAATGTGCCAGTCCGAAAT aatGGTACTCTGGCcggaaatataaatattaaaaaacaacacacGGAGTTCCCCTCGGATGTGTTCATTACCTTTGAGGCCTTGGACGTCAATGTCTTGGTCTACGATAATCCAAGTACCCAGAGGGTGATGAGCTTGTTGTCCTATATCAGTGATACCACACCCAAACTAGTTCTTGGTGGCTTTATCCTCAAGACGTATCCCAAGAACAGATATCTTTTCGGTTCTTACAAG ATCCTTGCTAGAGCCCAGAATGTGCACGCCTACGTGAATGCAGGATTCCTGATCGAATGGCAGGATATTCAGCGCAGTATTGTGCGATCTGCCCGAATTTGTTTTGGAAACATTCGACCAGATTACGTTCATGACGACGGTTTGGAGCAACTGCTCCTGGGAAGAGATCTCTATGATCCTGCCACTGTTACACAGATCTTCCAGCAACTTTCAGGCAGCATCCAGCCGGAGGAACGACCACCGGAAGCTTCTCCTGAATATCGTCATATGCTGGCCTGCTCGCTCTTCTACAAGTTTCTTCTGGCCACCGCGCCTAAGGAGCGGATTCAGGAGCGATATCGCACTGGGGGTTTTCTGCTGGATAGGCCTCTTTCTTCGGGGAGCCAGACCTTTGAGACTATAAAGAAAAACTATCCAGTCACCCAGCCCGTCCAGAAACTAGAGGGTCTAATCCAGTGTTCTGGCGAGGCCTCGTACATGAACGACCTTCTAACAACCTCGAACGCTGTGCATTGTGCATTTGTGACCGCAAAGCGAGTGGGCGCCACCATAGAGCAGATTGATCCCACAGAGGCACTCCAGTGCAAGGGAGTAGTGGCCTTCTATTCAGCAAAGGATATTCCAGGATTGAACAACACTGTCACCACCAATCTTTTGACCCCTGAAGTGGACGAACTCTTTGCAGCTTCTCAGGTCAAGTTCTATGATCAGCCCGTGGGAGTGATTGCGGCGCTCAACCATGACACCGCCGTTTATGCATCAACTCTGGTAAAGATCACCTATtccaacaaccaaaaaaagaTCTACATGAGCATGAACCAAGTCATCGAAGACAACCAAACTGAACGAATTGTATGCTTAAAAAAGGAGGAGGTTGAGTCCATGAAGACGCCTCTGCTAGCCCCAGGGGATGTTCTGGGCAGAGGAATTCTGGAGCTGGAATCGCAGTACCACTTCACGATGGAACCACAGACCACTATTGTGGTTCCTGTGGACAACATTCTTCAGGTTTATTCTTCTTCGCAATTTATGGACTGTACCCAGGGAGCTATTGCTAAAATGTTGGGCGTCACCGTCAACTCAATTCAGCTACAAGTTCGCAGAGTGGGGGGTGCCTACGGGGCAAAGGTCACGCGGTGTAACGTGGTGGCCTGTGCCGCTGCTCTGGTGGCTTCCAAACTAAACAGACCAACCAGGTTCGTCCAGACCATCGAGTCCATGATGGAAACCCTAGGGAAGCGCTGGGCTTGCCGCGCCGATTATGAATTCCGAGCTCGAGCTAATGGATCGATTATTATGCTGACACACAATTACTACGAGGATGCGGGATGCAATCTGAACGAGAACGTAGTTGACTTTCTGACTCTTCCGATCCTTAAAAACGTTTACAACCTGACAGATTCAAATTTTAGGGCAAAAGGAAGTGCCATAATAACGGACGCTCCCAGTAACACGTGGTGCAGGGCTCCAGGATCAGCAGAAG gACTTGCTATGACGGAGAACGCCTTGGAGCACATTGCTTTCACCTGCCAGCTGGATCCGGCCGATGTTCGGTTGGTCAATCTTCGACCTGGTAACAAAATGGTGACACTTTTGCCTCGGTTTTTGGCCTCCACAGAGTACCGCAATCGCCGGAACCAGATCAACCTATTCAACGCCAAAAATCGATGGCGAAAGCGGGGCATCGGACTGGCTCTCATGGAGTTTCCACTGAACACGACATTCTCCTTCTCTTACCCCACAACGGTTGCTATTTACCACGAAGACGGATCCGTTGTGATTTCCCACGGAGGTATCGAGATTGGCCAGGGAATCAATACGAAAGCGGCACAGGTAGCCGCCTTTGTGCTCGGTGTTCCCTTAGATAAGGTGCGAGTGGAAACTAGCAACACGGTGAACGGAGCCAACGCCTTTGTTACTGCCAACTCCATGTGCAGCGAGATGATTGGACTGGCTGTGAGGAAGGCCTGCGACACCCTCAACCAGCGACTGGCTCCGGTAAAGAAGCAGCTTGGGCCCCAGGCCACCTGGGTGCAGGTGCTCCAAGCTGCTTACCAACAGTCCATATTCCTGATTGCCACAGATTCGTTTAAGTTGGGGGATATTCCCAGTTACAGCATCTTTGGCCTGAGTCTTACAGAGGTGGAGCTGGACATTCTGACAGGGAACCACCTAATCCGAAGGGTCGACATCCTGGAGGATGCTGGCGAAAGCCTGAGTCCGAACATCGATGTGGGCCAGGTGGAGGGCGCTTTTGTAATGGGTCTGGGCTATTATCTCACAGAACTTCTCGTCTACGATCGCCAAACGGGCCAGATCCTCACAAACCGCACTTGGAACTACCATCCTCCAGGAGCCAAGGACATTCCCATTGATTTCCGCATCGAGCTGCTGCAAAAGAGTCCTAATCCAGTGGGTTTCATGCGATCCAAGGCCACGGGAGAACCTGCCCTGTGCCTAGCAGTTGGAGTCCTGTTCGCCATCCAGCATGCCATTCAGTCGGCCAGAGAGGACGCAGGACTCCCGAGGGAATGGGTGCGACTGGGAGCACCCACCACGCCGGAGACTGTAGTTCTCAATGCTGGCACCCAGGTGGAATCATTttctttgtaa